In the genome of Apium graveolens cultivar Ventura unplaced genomic scaffold, ASM990537v1 ctg1791, whole genome shotgun sequence, one region contains:
- the LOC141700109 gene encoding transcription factor BIM3-like — translation MVRTINAEEEADDEDYASKLTHDAKNGDRKSISNTSRSKHSETEQRRRSKINERFQILRELIPENDQKRDRATFLLEVIQYIQFLQDRIQVFEETYQGWSPEFTKLTPWRSNCGAVENFVDQSNLVRSGPGNIVDPPATLTNSHNSIDSDFGCEYRATDHGAGSQAVSLGMSVAANLFEGGTNEAPPISFSNTELLASQIQPRHWHDRAVECATTSYTPDELEELNTERIAVSDSCSQGLLNTLTHALESSGVDLSQTNISVELDIAKHSDSRITSMAFCSKDNRNLPPNNEALSNYGIGSSSNDSIQGHKRQRTEQS, via the exons ATGGTGAGAACAATCAACGCTGAAGAAGAAGCCGACGACGAAGACTACGCTTCTAAGCTCACTCACG ATGCGAAGAACGGTGATCGGAAGTCTATTAGTAACACTAGCAGGTCCAAGCATTCCGAGACGGAGCAGCGGCGACGAAGCAAGATTAACGAGAG ATTTCAAATTTTACGAGAGCTTATACCTGAAAATGACCAGAAGAGGGATAGAGCCACATTCTTGTTGGAG GTTATTCAGTACATCCAGTTTTTACAAGATAGGATCCAGGTGTTCGAGGAGACATACCAAGGTTGGAGCCCAGAGTTCACAAAGCTGACTCCATGG AGGAGCAATTGTGGAGCTGTTGAAAACTTTGTTGATCAATCTAATCTTGTAAGGAGTGGCCCTGGGAATATAGTTGATCCGCCAGCAACTCTCACCAATTCACATAACTCGATAGATTCTGATTTCGGCTGTGAATACAGAGCAACAGATCACGGTGCAGGATCTCAAGCAGTTTCTCTAGGTATGTCAGTGGCTGCAAATTTGTTTGAAGGCGGGACAAATGAAGCTCCCCCGATATCTTTCTCAAATACAGAGCTCTTGGCATCTCAAATACAACCCCGTCATTGGCATGATAGAGCAGTTGAATGTGCTACTACGAGCTATACTCCAGATGAGCTGGAAGAGCTGAACACTGAACGGATAGCTGTCTCAGACTCCTGCTCCCAAGG GCTGTTAAATACCCTAACTCATGCACTAGAATCTTCTGGAGTGGATTTGTCACAGACGAACATCTCAGTTGAACTTGATATTGCAAAGCATTCTGATAGCAGAATAACATCTATGGCTTTCTGTTCGAAG GATAACAGGAATTTACCGCCTAACAATGAGGCACTATCAAATTATGGAATTGGGAGTAGTAGCAATGATTCCATTCAAGGCCACAAAAGACAGAGAACCGAACAGAGCTAG
- the LOC141700108 gene encoding rhamnogalacturonan I rhamnosyltransferase 1-like isoform X2 encodes MCKCGDDSMVEREEMWKIGMKYVGVSKIGRPNLMVSRAPMMLWIVRGVTTLLIWTFVIRLLIMGEIMGPKLLKSWPSCFTPPTTLFAKEVKLSSVGVLPKDFHPPKRIYKNNGYLLVSCNGGLNQMRAAICDMVSIARYLNVTLIVPELDKTSFWADPSEFKDIFDVDHFITSLRDEVRILKELPPRLKKRFKLGLFHSLPPISWSDISYYHDQILPLLQKYKVVHLNRTDARLANNGLPLEIQKLRCRVNFNALKFTSQIEELGRKVVSILRQNGPFVVLHLRYEMDMLAFSGCSHGCNVEEVEELTRMRYAYPWWKEKVIDSDFKRKEGLCPLTPEETALILTALGINHDVQIYIAAGEIYGGSRRMASLAAAYPNLVRKEKLLQPSELMYFQNHSSQMAALDYLVSLESDIFVPTYDGNMAKVVEGHHI; translated from the exons ATGTGTAAATGTGGTGATGATAGTATGGTGGAAAGAGAGGAAATGTGGAAGATTGGGATGAAATATGTTGGTGTGAGTAAGATTGGGAGGCCAAATTTGATGGTTTCTCGGGCTCCGATGATGCTGTGGATTGTGAGGGGAGTGACAACACTCTTGATTTGGACTTTTGTTATAAGGTTATTGATAATGGGGGAGATTATGGGGCCTAAATTGTTGAAGAGTTGGCCTTCTTGTTTTACTCCTCCAACTACATTGTTTGCAAAAGAGGTTAAATTATCGAGTGTCGGTGTTCTTCCCAAAGATTTTCATCCTCCCAAGA GGATTTACAAGAACAATGGTTATCTCTTGGTTTCTTGCAATGGAGGGCTCAATCAGATGCGAGCAGCG ATTTGTGATATGGTATCTATTGCAAGATATTTAAATGTCACGCTAATTGTCCCAGAACTGGATAAAACTTCATTTTGGGCTGATCCAAG TGAGTTCAAGGACATATTTGATGTGGACCATTTCATTACATCCTTAAGAGATGAAGTTCGTATTTTGAAAGAGCTCCCACCTCGACTAAAGAAAAGATTTAAACTTGGACTATTCCACTCGTTGCCCCCTATTAGTTGGTCTGACATTTCGTACTATCACGATCAG ATACTGCCCCTGCTTCAAAAGTATAAAGTTGTGCATTTAAATAGAACAGATGCTCGACTTGCAAATAATGGGTTACCTCTGGAGATTCAGAAGTTGCGTTGCAGAGTAAATTTTAATGCTTTGAAATTCACTTCTCAAATAGAGGAGCTAGGTAGAAAGGTTGTCAGCATCTTGAGACAAAATGGCCCTTTTGTAGTCCTCCATCTAAGATACGAGATGGATATGTTGGCATTTTCTGGCTGCAGCCATGGCTGCAACGTTGAAGAGGTGGAAGAACTAACAAGAATGAG GTACGCCTACCCTTGGTGGAAGGAAAAAGTTATAGATTCGGACTTCAAAAGAAAAGAAGGTTTGTGTCCTCTGACACCTGAAGAAACTGCTCTAATTTTAACAGCATTGGGGATCAACCATGATGTTCAAATTTATATTGCTGCTGGAGAAATTTATGGTGGGAGTCGTAGAATGGCAAGCTTGGCAGCCGCATATCCAAATCTG GTTAGAAAGGAAAAACTCCTACAACCTTCAGAATTGATGTATTTCCAGAACCACTCATCCCAAATGGCTGCGCTAGATTATCTTGTCTCCTTGGAGAGTGACATATTTGTGCCTACATATGACGGAAACATGGCCAAAGTTGTTGAAGGACATC ATATTTAG
- the LOC141700108 gene encoding rhamnogalacturonan I rhamnosyltransferase 1-like isoform X1 has protein sequence MCKCGDDSMVEREEMWKIGMKYVGVSKIGRPNLMVSRAPMMLWIVRGVTTLLIWTFVIRLLIMGEIMGPKLLKSWPSCFTPPTTLFAKEVKLSSVGVLPKDFHPPKRIYKNNGYLLVSCNGGLNQMRAAICDMVSIARYLNVTLIVPELDKTSFWADPSEFKDIFDVDHFITSLRDEVRILKELPPRLKKRFKLGLFHSLPPISWSDISYYHDQILPLLQKYKVVHLNRTDARLANNGLPLEIQKLRCRVNFNALKFTSQIEELGRKVVSILRQNGPFVVLHLRYEMDMLAFSGCSHGCNVEEVEELTRMRYAYPWWKEKVIDSDFKRKEGLCPLTPEETALILTALGINHDVQIYIAAGEIYGGSRRMASLAAAYPNLVRKEKLLQPSELMYFQNHSSQMAALDYLVSLESDIFVPTYDGNMAKVVEGHRRYLGFKKTIALDRKLLVDLIDQYRSGSLSWDDFSLTVKESHADRMGTARRRLVMPDKPKEEDYFYANPHECLQPLVEPLGLT, from the exons ATGTGTAAATGTGGTGATGATAGTATGGTGGAAAGAGAGGAAATGTGGAAGATTGGGATGAAATATGTTGGTGTGAGTAAGATTGGGAGGCCAAATTTGATGGTTTCTCGGGCTCCGATGATGCTGTGGATTGTGAGGGGAGTGACAACACTCTTGATTTGGACTTTTGTTATAAGGTTATTGATAATGGGGGAGATTATGGGGCCTAAATTGTTGAAGAGTTGGCCTTCTTGTTTTACTCCTCCAACTACATTGTTTGCAAAAGAGGTTAAATTATCGAGTGTCGGTGTTCTTCCCAAAGATTTTCATCCTCCCAAGA GGATTTACAAGAACAATGGTTATCTCTTGGTTTCTTGCAATGGAGGGCTCAATCAGATGCGAGCAGCG ATTTGTGATATGGTATCTATTGCAAGATATTTAAATGTCACGCTAATTGTCCCAGAACTGGATAAAACTTCATTTTGGGCTGATCCAAG TGAGTTCAAGGACATATTTGATGTGGACCATTTCATTACATCCTTAAGAGATGAAGTTCGTATTTTGAAAGAGCTCCCACCTCGACTAAAGAAAAGATTTAAACTTGGACTATTCCACTCGTTGCCCCCTATTAGTTGGTCTGACATTTCGTACTATCACGATCAG ATACTGCCCCTGCTTCAAAAGTATAAAGTTGTGCATTTAAATAGAACAGATGCTCGACTTGCAAATAATGGGTTACCTCTGGAGATTCAGAAGTTGCGTTGCAGAGTAAATTTTAATGCTTTGAAATTCACTTCTCAAATAGAGGAGCTAGGTAGAAAGGTTGTCAGCATCTTGAGACAAAATGGCCCTTTTGTAGTCCTCCATCTAAGATACGAGATGGATATGTTGGCATTTTCTGGCTGCAGCCATGGCTGCAACGTTGAAGAGGTGGAAGAACTAACAAGAATGAG GTACGCCTACCCTTGGTGGAAGGAAAAAGTTATAGATTCGGACTTCAAAAGAAAAGAAGGTTTGTGTCCTCTGACACCTGAAGAAACTGCTCTAATTTTAACAGCATTGGGGATCAACCATGATGTTCAAATTTATATTGCTGCTGGAGAAATTTATGGTGGGAGTCGTAGAATGGCAAGCTTGGCAGCCGCATATCCAAATCTG GTTAGAAAGGAAAAACTCCTACAACCTTCAGAATTGATGTATTTCCAGAACCACTCATCCCAAATGGCTGCGCTAGATTATCTTGTCTCCTTGGAGAGTGACATATTTGTGCCTACATATGACGGAAACATGGCCAAAGTTGTTGAAGGACATCGTAG ATATTTAGGATTCAAGAAGACCATTGCGCTGGACAGAAAGCTTTTGGTTGATTTGATTGATCAATATCGTAGTGGATCATTAAGCTGGGATGATTTTTCTTTAACAGTCAAGGAATCTCATGCCGATCGAATGGGGACTGCAAGAAGGCGTTTAGTCATGCCAGATAAACCCAAGGAAGAAGATTATTTCTACGCCAATCCCCACGAGTGTTTACAGCCCTTGGTTGAACCACTGGGACTAACATGA